A region of Amyelois transitella isolate CPQ chromosome 19, ilAmyTran1.1, whole genome shotgun sequence DNA encodes the following proteins:
- the LOC106132588 gene encoding esterase E4, whose product MTGYLIILGCIVVIVNGDIIVETESGKIAGVEVKSIINNEKYYSFMGIPYAEPPVGKLRFMPPKPHPGWSDILKAKKEKKPCAQQNLSIRSREKYGFCGTEDCLYLSIHTPRLPNDQPLDLPVIVFLYNENFKMSHNSSKEFGPDFFMNEDVIIVTIQHRVGVLGFLSFEDELLPGNNGIRDVILAVNWIKQNIKYFGGNSDKITLMGSDGGGVIVDILLHSPKAKGLFSGAIIQGTTSWGSSFFNGDGKKRAMALAEKLERPAKTSTSLLKVFDDFSSEILTENEDYAVHADEPRAKQIGVISFGPIIEHDHPDAIITKLPDESEINIDIPIMIGRNSREGIELCERYYKRPQFLTFADRDLLLVFPIRVNYHFEVTHNKYFEVIKELKDYFFEEGYVRVGGMSEYVTYLTDMLGMYPLDYTVKQYVNASKAPVYYYTFDYSGEFNYRKQLALKDAATIDGTWGATISDDLCYLFVCKPIKKAYVQALKEEDSDDMKVLRHMVKMWTNFAKTRDPNPSGGDFKWTPATKENRDTLLINEDPEMKKKINDEIVTFWDNFIEKYRNLAVDGVIKDDDTEKDEL is encoded by the exons ATGACTGGGTATCTTATAATTTTGGGTTGTATCGTAGTAATAGTAAATGGAGACATTATTGTTGAAACAGAAAGTGGAAAAATTGCCGGTGTGGAAGTGAAGtctataattaataatgaaaagtattaTTCGTTTATGGGTATTCCGTACGCGGAGCCACCTGTCGGTAAACTAAGGTTTATG ccCCCGAAACCCCATCCAGGATGGagtgatattttaaaagctaagaaagaaaagaaaccATGTGCACAACAAAACCTATCAATAAGAAGTCGAGAGAAATATGGATTTTGTGGAACTGAAGACTGTCTATACCTGAGTATACATACTCCCCGACTTCCAAATGATCAACCCCTTGATCTTCCAGTTATAGTATTCCTATACAACGAGAATTTCAAAATGTCCCACAATTCGTCCAAAGAGTTCGGGCCTGACTTCTTTATGAATGAAGACGTAATCATAGTAACTATTCAACATCGAGTAGGAGTTTTGGGATTCTTATCTTTTGAAGATGAATTATTACCTGGAAATAATGGAATCAGGGATGTGATATTGGCCGTCAATTGGatcaaacaaaatatcaaatatttcgGTGGAAACTCAGATAAAATAACACTGATGGGAAGTGACGGTGGTGGTGTTATAGTTGATATATTGTTACATTCTCCGAAAGCAAAAGGATTATTTAGTGGTGCAATAATACAGGGTACTACTTCCTGGGGATCATCGTTTTTCAATGGTGATGGTAAAAAGAGAGCCATGGCTTTAGCTGAAAAACTGGAAAGACCGGCAAAAACTAGTACGTCTTTACTAAAAGTGTTCGATGACTTCTCGTCAGAGATACTAACTGAAAATGAAGACTATGCAGTTCATGCTGATGAACCACGAGCTAAACAAATAGGTGTTATATCATTCGGTCCAATCATAGAACATGATCATCCTGATGCCATAATAACAAAACTGCCAGACGAAAGTGAAATCAACATTGATATTCCTATCATGATCGGTCGCAACTCCAGAGAAGGTATAGAACTATGCGAAAGATACTACAAGCGACCTCAATTCCTGACATTTGCTGATCGCGATTTACTTTTAGTTTTTCCGATAAGAGTTAACTATCATTTTGAAGTAacccataataaatattttgaggtAATCAAAGAATTGAAAGACTACTTTTTTGAGGAAGGATACGTGAGAGTGGGGGGTATGTCCGAATATGTTACTTATTTGACTGATATGCTGGGCATGTATCCTTTGGATTACACAGTTAAACAGTATGTTAATGCATCTAAAGCTCCTGTGTACTATTACACTTTTGACTATAGTGGGGAATTTAACTACAGGAAACAGCTTGCTCTAAAGGACGCCGCAACTATCGATGGTACCTGGGGAGCGACTATATCAGATGATTTGTGTTACTTGTTTGTGTGTAAACCTATCAAAAAGGCTTACGTTCAGGCGTTGAAAGAAGAGGACTCGGATGATATGAAGGTTTTGAGACATATGGTTAAAATGTGGACCAATTTTGCTAAAACAAG aGATCCAAACCCATCTGGAGGAGATTTTAAGTGGACGCCAGCAACCAAGGAAAACAGAGATACTTTGCTTATCAATGAAGATCCAGAAATGAAGAAGAAAAtcaatgatgaaattgtcACGTTTTGggacaatttcatagaaaaATACAGAAATCTCGCAGTAGACGGTGTCATAAAGGACGATGACACTGAGAAGGATGAACtttag
- the LOC106132596 gene encoding esterase E4 yields MKRIVFVAFICIELSISADVETVKVELEQGLLSGTVESTLVKKQNYYAFKGVPYAAPPTGDLRFKPPIAHNGWEGTYDAHENKPTCLQLNSRMRLGEPFGISGSEDCLYVNVFTPDLKGSKPVVVFDYNDNFRTGFNGTKTYAPVFFMEEDVIVVTISHRLGILGYLTTEDEVIPGNNGIRDFILGLEWIKNNINKFGGDPNRVTIMGNRGGAVIANLLLYIKQARGVFNAVIMQSGSALESTIFHPNPKRATLKLAELVNITAANTKTLLEELQNVDANILLSHEADVVYSEPLETYQMAMSPFAPVIEPQYRGALITSYPEKSKVVNDVPVLVGFNSNEGLDLASPYLFRPGAIETQNEEFFFNFPIRPGFRFDINSTAYEQAIGEVRKFYFDDESINSRNILKYGNYIGDALQIYALNTAAKKLSHELISPVFYYVFDLYGMLNENTIHITKLAMADLENKGATITDELCYLHLCSRIYKKYTPLIKLDSEPTEIKVLKKMVRMWTNFAKIGDPTPKRKIQDNVLKDFIWQPVRKDTGRLNYLHINKKLKMKEDPLGIREDFWNIFLEKYSRMADNDGIVKYNVARDEF; encoded by the exons ATGAAACGTATTGTATTTGTAGCATTCATATGTATTGAATTAAGTATTTCTGCTGATGTTGAAACAGTTAAAGTGGAATTAGAACAAGGATTATTATCCGGGACTGTGGAAAGTACTCTCGTAAAGAAACAAAACTATTATGCTTTTAAAGGAGTACCTTATGCAGCGCCACCCACGGGGGATTTGAGATTTAAG cCTCCAATTGCTCACAATGGCTGGGAAGGAACTTATGATGCTCATGAGAACAAACCAACATGCTTACAACTTAACTCTCGTATGCGATTAGGAGAACCATTCGGGATATCTGGATCAGAAGACTGTCTTTATGTCAACGTTTTTACTCCAGACCTTAAAGGATCTAAACCAGTAGTGGTGTTTGATTATAATGATAACTTTAGAACTGGATTTAATGGAACCAAGACATATGCTccagtattttttatggaaGAGGACGTTATTGTTGTTACCATCAGTCATCGACTTGGTATCCTAGGATATTTGACTACAGAAGATGAAGTTATACCAGGCAACAATGGCATTAGGGATTTCATATTAGGTTTAGAATGGATAAAGAACAATATTAACAAATTCGGTGGAGACCCAAATCGAGTCACAATAATGGGCAACAGAGGAGGTGCAGTTATAGCCAACCTACTTCTCTACATTAAACAAGCTCGTGGAGTATTCAATGCTGTCATAATGCAAAGTGGGAGTGCGCTAGAATCTACAATATTTCATCCAAATCCTAAACGAGCTACATTAAAACTTGCAGAACTAGTTAATATTACCGCGGCAAATACTAAAACATTACTAGAAGAACTCCAAAATGTTGAcgccaatattttattatcacatGAAGCTGACGTTGTTTACTCTGAACCGCTGGAAACATATCAAATGGCAATGTCTCCTTTTGCTCCAGTCATTGAACCTCAATATCGAGGTGCTTTGATTACAAGTTATCCAGAAAAAAGCAAAGTAGTTAACGATGTACCCGTGCTTGTTGGATTCAATTCTAATGAGGGACTGGATTTAGCATCACCTTATCTATTTCGCCCGGGAGCAATAGAAACGCAGAATGAggaatttttctttaacttCCCTATAAGACCTGGATTTAGATTTGATATAAATAGCACTGCATATGAACAGGCAATTGGCGAAGttcgtaaattttattttgacgaTGAATCTATTAATTCGAGAAACATATTGAAATACGGTAATTATATAGGTGATGCTTTACAAATTTATGCTTTAAACACTGCAGCAAAAAAGTTAAGCCATGAATTAATATCTCCAGTATTTTACTATGTGTTTGATTTATATGGAATGCTCAATGAAAATACCATTCATATAACTAAATTGGCCATGGCTGATTTGGAAAATAAAGGAGCAACAATAACCGATGAGCTGTGCTATCTTCATTTATGCTctagaatttataaaaaatatacacctTTAATAAAACTAGACTCTGAACCGACTGAAATTAAAGTATTGAAGAAAATGGTTCGCATGTGGACAAATTTTGCCAAAATAGG AGATCCAACTCCGAAACGGAAAATTCAGGATAATGTACTGAAAGACTTCATTTGGCAACCAGTGAGAAAAGATACAGGAAGGTTGAACTACTTGCACATAAACAAGAAACTAAAGATGAAAGAAGATCCCCTGGGTATCCGAGAAGACttttggaatatttttctGGAAAAATATTCCAGAATGGCAGATAACGATGGGATAGTAAAGTATAACGTAGCTAGAGATGAGTTTTGA
- the LOC132902889 gene encoding juvenile hormone esterase-like gives MVACYGRGDKIHVNLGNCIVIGRKFNTIFDNRSYASFWDIPYGVSPVGELRFKPPKATQLCTNGTSDHSSANRKTCARQFEEDCLHLSIHMPISDKQTHMPVLVWTHEDSTHHGPDFLIDEGLIVVSVSFRTAILGFLNTEDDFAQGNMGGKDILLALKWIRDNISHFNGNPNEVTVVGSEKSAVLVASLLLSPAAEGLFARVIIQGGSALSPADYRNYNFDVANKLYRNLYGPFEKLNRTRLYELLSNTLVDTLLLASRDLFDSTEVRDAQRLINNFGPTVERTRNFFMNKTPLSVYKRKLANNNVEVMMGYTSLESLYKLQGFEKNRQLLKYLNYNFQYVLPFEGSKDEYGSKRYREIRRRIMDFYFVNGTIGEGSLRRYAKYVSDQVIYPLLRQARLHTEGSSDNVYLYRFSFKGVLNVVWNITVPGLDWRGATAGDEICYLFKCKSVNDAYNSTGVSDERHFIKKIARLLANFVKFGNPTPIKEDDVLGDLEWLPLQRHKVAQVLSLGRKLKLLNVPELQRMEFWDRLQTDFFADKLPKDEL, from the exons ATGGTAGCATG CTATGGACGTGGTGATAAAATACATGTGAATCTTGGAAACTGTATAGTTATTGGCAGAAAATTTAACACGATATTTGACAACAGATCGTATGCAAGTTTTTGGGATATACCGTATGGGGTATCACCCGTAGGAGAGTTGAGGTTTAAG CCACCAAAAGCTACACAACTCTGCACTAACGGCACATCAGACCACAGCTCTGCAAATAGAAAAACGTGCGCGCGTCAGTTCGAAGAGGATTGCCTTCATCTCTCCATACACATGCCGATATCCGATAAACAAACACATATGCCTGTCTTAGTTTGGACGCACGAAGATTCTACTCATCATGGCCCAGATTTCCTCATAGACGAAGGTTTGATTGTAGTATCCGTCTCATTCAGAACGGCAATACTCGGATTTCTAAACACTGAAGACGATTTCGCCCAAGGCAATATGGGAGGCAAAGATATATTACTAGCCCTGAAATGGATCAGAGATAACATCAGCCATTTCAATGGAAATCCGAACGAGGTGACAGTAGTTGGATCGGAGAAAAGTGCCGTTTTGGTTGCCTCTTTGTTACTGTCCCCCGCGGCAGAAGGTTTATTCGCCAGAGTTATCATACAAGGTGGATCGGCGTTATCCCCGGCAGATTACCGAAATTACAATTTCGATGTCGCCAATAAATTATATCGGAATCTTTACGGACCATTCGAGAAATTGAATCGAACGAGGCTTTATGAATTACTTTCAAATACTCTTGTTGATACTTTGTTATTGGCATCACGAGATCTGTTTGATAGCACGGAAGTTAGAGACGCTCAAAGGTTGATCAATAATTTCGGCCCTACTGTTGAGAGGACAAGGaacttttttatgaataaaactcCTTTATCAGTTTACAAACGAAAACTCGCTAATAACAACGTCGAGGTAATGATGGGATATACGAGTTTGGAGTCCCTTTACAAATTGCAGGGGTTTGAGAAGAATAGGCAGCTTTtgaagtatttaaattataacttcCAATACGTATTACCGTTCGAAGGCTCAAAGGACGAATATGGTTCGAAGAGGTATCGTGAGATAAGACGAAGGATAAtggatttttatttcgttaatgGCACGATAGGGGAGGGGAGCTTGAGGCGGTATGCGAAATACGTCTCGGATCAAGTGATTTATCCGTTGCTTCGTCAGGCGAGGCTCCATACGGAGGGATCAAGTGACAATGTTTACCTGTATAGATTTTCTTTTAAGGGAGTGTTGAATGTCGTTTGGAACATTACTGTGCCGGGTTTAGATTGGCGCGGGGCGACAGCTGGGGACGAAATCTGCTACCTATTCAAGTGCAAATCAGTAAACGACGCTTACAATAGCACCGGCGTCTCGGATGAAAGGCACTTCATTAAGAAAATTGCGAGATTATTGGCGAATTTCGTTAAATTTGG CAACCCAACGCCGATCAAGGAAGACGATGTCTTAGGTGATCTTGAGTGGTTACCGCTTCAGCGACACAAAGTAGCCCAAGTTCTCAGTCTAGGTCGAAAACTAAAACTGCTCAATGTTCCCGAACTCCAAAGAATGGAGTTTTGGGATCGCTTGCAAACTGATTTTTTCGCCGACAAACTCCCAAAAGATGAACTTTAA
- the LOC106132599 gene encoding juvenile hormone esterase, whose amino-acid sequence MSKLCVMSVLVIVLLIAPVFMTGGKVPEVMTTHGRVEGTTLRTLIRDTQYYGFMGIPFARPPVNDLRFLPPQPIKSWDGVLKATKEKQACVQYNTNIKKGQSLGVYGSEDCLYLDIFTPDLDQNKRPVIVFVYNENFAISHNKTKDYTPDFFIEENVLIVTISHRLSVFGFLSLEDESVPGNSGLKDIVEGLKWIKNNIEHFGGDRNKITLMGVQGGAAAVDLLIHSNARELFNSAILQSGSALSTACLQEGARQRAFELGKILKFSTSSPTNLVSFLRNLTPVKLLSRDIHASPKDYFKETQRGIQPFGPIVERQSDGLITEYPEKSTNDINMPVMIGFNSREGLESSFQYLIEPRYLTYVDKDFPFMMPVRLNFKLDPVHEDFYKAIDDIKNFYFRSSKVHVKDVAEYISYIGDVAISYNVDYTAKMYSNKSSNPVYYYYFDYYSELNENKNNIMKLSTVEEGTWGAASGDELCYLFKCPSLKEAYLRHHKSLSEEDNIRIKMVRMWANFAKYGDPTPDDDTLLEGFKWPHYKLDTKQYLHIDKTLEIKSNLYQDRFEFWDQFIFKWGSKSKLITESKNKNDEL is encoded by the exons ATGTCGAAATTATGCGTTATGTCCGTccttgttattgttttattaatagcaCCCGTGTTTATGACGGGGGGCAAAGTGCCAGAAGTAATGACCACACATGGCAGGGTAGAAGGGACCACTTTGAGGACTCTGATTCGTGATACTCAGTACTATGGGTTCATGGGAATACCTTTCGCGAGACCACCAGTCAACGATTTGAGATTCTTG CCTCCACAACCTATTAAATCTTGGGACGGCGTTCTgaaagcgactaaggaaaaacAAGCATGTGTCCAGTATAacaccaacataaaaaaggGTCAAAGTTTGGGGGTCTACGGGTCAGAAGACTGCCTTTATCTGGATATTTTCACACCCGACTTAGATCAAAACAAACGCCCTGTAATTGTGTTTGTCTACAACGAGAATTTCGCAATCTCTcacaacaaaacaaaggaTTATACTCcagatttttttatcgaaGAAAATGTATTGATTGTTACTATTAGTCACCGACTGTCCGTATTTGGCTTTCTTTCTTTGGAGGATGAAAGTGTGCCCGGAAACTCTGGATTAAAAGATATAGTTGAAGGCTTAAAatggataaaaaataatatagaacaCTTTGGAGGAGATCGTAACAAAATTACCTTAATGGGAGTGCAAGGTGGTGCGGCGGCTGTAGATTTATTGATTCATTCCAATGCACGAGAATTATTTAACTCTGCAATTTTGCAAAGTGGTTCGGCCTTATCAACAGCGTGCCTACAAGAAGGAGCTCGGCAGCGAGCGTTCGAACtgggtaaaatattaaaatttagtacAAGTAGCCCAACCAATCTTGTGTCATTCCTTAGAAACTTGACACCTGTAAAACTGTTAAGTAGAGACATACATGCAAGCCCGAAAGATTATTTCAAAGAAACTCAGAGAGGTATTCAACCATTTGGTCCCATAGTTGAGAGGCAATCTGATGGCTTAATAACTGAATATCCAGAAAAATCTACGAATGATATAAATATGCCTGTAATGATTGGTTTTAACTCTCGTGAAGGACTCGAATCATCATTCCAATATCTTATTGAGCCGAGATATCTTACATATGTTGATAAGGACTTTCCATTTATGATGCCAGTTCGTCTAAATTTCAAACTTGATCCTGTTCatgaagatttttataaagcgATAGATGATATAAAGAATTTCTACTTTCGCAGCAGCAAAGTGCACGTGAAAGATGTTGCTGAATATATATCTTACATCGGTGATGTTGCCATTTCGTATAATGTGGATTACACTGCTAAAATGTATAGTAACAAATCTTCGAACCCggtgtattattattattttgattactaCAGTGagttgaatgaaaataaaaataatattatgaagcttTCGACTGTAGAAGAGGGAACATGGGGAGCTGCTTCTGGAGACgaattgtgttatttatttaaatgcccAAGTTTGAAAGAAGCATATTTGAGACATCACAAGTCTTTATCAGAAGAAGACAATATACGAATTAAGATGGTCAGAATGTGGGctaattttgcaaaatatgg tgATCCCACGCCAGATGACGACACATTACTTGAGGGATTCAAATGGCCTCATTATAAATTGGacacaaaacaatatttacacatTGACAAAACTTtagaaattaaatcaaatttatacCAAGACAGATTCGAGTTTTGggatcaatttatatttaaatggggaagtaaaagtaaattaattacagaatcaaagaataaaaatgatgAACTGTGA